In one Merismopedia glauca CCAP 1448/3 genomic region, the following are encoded:
- a CDS encoding M23 family metallopeptidase, producing MRLSATLPDKLANSLAVITAILTTLLAEISSSQALEVQVEPKNPRLGDTLSVVVKLDRGETSNLPTVKLKNQTYKTFTIGSDRYRVLLPTTPLDKPGNWSMEVKNEGEVKKLTVKVANRTFPLQRINLPPGKAGASATPKERAAVKAFKELVTPEQFWNGAFIKPNRGRISSVFGVRRYYNGKFAQDYYHRGVDYAGGLGSPVVAPAAGKVVLVGKEAQGFRVHGNVVGVDHGQGVVSIFMHLNSIKVKEGDFVKPGEIIGTIGSTGAATGPHLHWGLYVQGQSIDPASWRDRGWE from the coding sequence ATGAGGCTAAGTGCGACTTTACCCGATAAATTAGCTAACAGCCTTGCTGTCATAACTGCCATATTAACCACCCTATTGGCAGAAATTAGTTCATCTCAAGCCTTAGAAGTACAAGTAGAACCGAAAAATCCCCGTTTGGGAGATACTCTCTCTGTAGTTGTCAAACTCGATCGAGGGGAAACTAGCAATTTACCCACAGTTAAATTAAAGAACCAAACATACAAAACATTTACCATCGGAAGCGATCGCTATCGGGTTCTTCTACCAACTACCCCCTTAGACAAACCTGGTAATTGGTCAATGGAAGTTAAAAATGAAGGTGAAGTCAAAAAATTGACCGTCAAAGTCGCTAATCGCACTTTTCCCCTTCAAAGAATCAATCTTCCCCCTGGAAAAGCAGGTGCTAGCGCTACACCAAAAGAACGCGCTGCGGTGAAAGCTTTTAAAGAATTAGTTACTCCTGAACAATTTTGGAATGGCGCTTTTATCAAGCCAAATCGTGGCAGAATTAGTAGTGTTTTTGGAGTCCGGCGCTACTATAACGGCAAGTTTGCTCAAGATTACTACCATCGAGGAGTAGATTATGCTGGAGGATTAGGTTCTCCGGTAGTAGCACCAGCAGCCGGAAAAGTAGTCTTAGTTGGCAAAGAAGCCCAAGGATTTCGAGTTCACGGTAATGTAGTAGGTGTAGATCATGGTCAAGGCGTGGTCAGCATATTTATGCATTTAAATAGTATTAAAGTTAAGGAGGGTGACTTTGTTAAACCAGGAGAAATTATCGGTACTATAGGTTCTACAGGAGCCGCTACAGGTCCTCATTTACACTGGGGGTTGTATGTTCAGGGACAATCAATCGATCCTGCTTCCTGGCGCGATCGCGGCTGGGAATAG
- a CDS encoding heavy-metal-associated domain-containing protein has translation MNLKLTIPSMACSACADTITKAVQNLDPDAKVQADLPTKIVDIETQSAETEVKSAIAAAGYPVKSKEKEGINPILND, from the coding sequence ATGAACTTGAAACTGACTATTCCTAGTATGGCTTGCTCTGCTTGTGCAGACACAATTACTAAAGCTGTGCAAAACCTCGATCCAGATGCTAAAGTTCAAGCCGATCTGCCCACGAAAATAGTCGATATTGAGACTCAATCGGCTGAGACAGAAGTTAAAAGTGCGATCGCGGCGGCTGGATATCCTGTAAAGAGTAAAGAGAAAGAAGGAATAAATCCAATTTTGAACGATTAA